The Astatotilapia calliptera chromosome 14, fAstCal1.2, whole genome shotgun sequence genome includes a region encoding these proteins:
- the LOC113036600 gene encoding extracellular calcium-sensing receptor-like, giving the protein MYKTGDVVLGGLFQIHFFSSVAIQSFTSQPQQPTCSGVYALGFKLAQTMAFAIDEINRNSNLLPNVTVGYTLYDSCQELGIGFRAALSLANSQEEKIILNDTCSGNPPVIGIVGDPSSTPSIAISSVLGLYRVPMVSYFATCSCLSDHQKYPSFFRTIPSDAFQVRAMIQILKHFGWTWVGLLVTDDDYGLHAARSFQSELSLSGESCLAYTEVLPWSKDTDELRRIVDVMKKSTARVVIVFEHYSRVINLMEEVVRQNLTGIQWMASESWTVAVPDVLQTPQLMPYLGGTLGIAIRRGEIPGLREFLLQIRPDRHHNNSYGNSMVNQFWEFAFQCRFAPAPAGWLEGGGAICTGQEDLKNVDNEFLDVSDLRPEYNVYKAVYALAYSLDEMLRCKPGRGPFSGNSCATLQSLEPWQLIYYLERVNFTTPFGDQVSFDENGDVEPIYDVMNWLWLPDGSTKVQSVGEVKGSGEGEELILDENRIFWNFESKKPPQSVCSENCPPGTHMVREKGKPQCCFDCIPCSEGKITNKSNSLECTSCPEDFWSNPQRDHCIPKKTEFLSYHDPLGICLMATSLLGTFICAVVLGIFICHRTTPIVRANNSELSFQLLVSLKLCFLCSLLFIGRPRLWTCQLRHAAFGISFVLCVSCILVKTMVVLAVFKASKPGGGTSLKWFGAMQQRGTVLFLTSIQAAICTTWLVSSSPTPHKNTQYHNDKIVYECAVGSTVGFAVLLGYIGMLAFLSFLIAFLVRNLPDSFNEAKLITFSMLIFCAVWVAFVPAYVSSPGNLADAVEVFAILASGFGLLITLFGPKCYIILLRPELNTKKAVMGRGVES; this is encoded by the exons ATGTACAAGACTGGAGATGTGGTTCTAGGGGGACTGTTTCAAATCCACTTCTTTTCAAGTGTTGCTATTCAGTCTTTTACttcacaaccacaacagcctACTTGCAGTGG TGTTTATGCCCTAGGATTTAAGCTCGCACAAACCATGGCCTTTGCTATTGATGAAATCAACAGAAACTCAAACCTGCTACCTAATGTGACTGTGGGATATACTCTCTATGATAGCTGCCAAGAACTTGGAATTGGATTCCGTGCAGCATTATCATTAGCCAATAGTCAAGAAGAGAAAATTATATTAAATGATACATGTTCTGGAAATCCTCCAGTCATAGGGATTGTGGGTGATCCGTCCTCTACACCTTCTATTGCCATCTCCAGCGTCTTAGGTTTGTACAGAGTACCTATG GTGAGTTATTTTGCCACATGTTCCTGCCTGAGTGACCATCAAAAGTATCCATCCTTCTTTAGAACGATCCCAAGTGATGCTTTCCAG GTACGTGCTATGATTCAGATTCTAAAACACTTTGGCTGGACTTGGGTAGGTCTGCTTGTCACTGATGACGATTATGGACTTCATGCAGCCAGATCCTTTCAGTCTGAGCTGAGTCTTTCGGGTGAATCTTGCCTGGCCTACACCGAGGTTTTGCCCTGGAGCAAAGACACAGATGAACTCAGGAGGATTGTTGATGTGATGAAAAAATCCACAGCTCGGGTTGTCATTGTCTTTGAACATTACAGTCGCGTGATAAATCTTATGGAAGAG GTAGTGAGGCAAAATCTAACTGGCATACAGTGGATGGCCAGTGAAAGTTGGACAGTAGCAGTACCTGATGTGCTCCAAACACCTCAACTTATGCCATACCTGGGTGGTACACTGGGCATCGCTATTCGTCGAGGAGAAATACCAGGGCTCAGGGAATTCCTGTTACAAATACGTCCTGATCGACATCACAACAATAGCTATGGAAatagcatg gTGAACCAGTTTTGGGAATTTGCCTTTCAGTGCAGATTTGCACCAGCTCCAGCAGGCTGGCTGGAAGGTGGAGGTGCAATATGCACCGGACAGGAAGATCTGAAAAATGTGGACAATGAGTTCTTGGACGTTTCCGACCTGCGGCCTGAGTATAATGTGTACAAAGCTGTTTATGCACTGGCATATTCGCTTGATGAAATGCTGCGGTGCAAGCCAGGAAGAGGGCCTTTCAGTGGGAACAGCTGTGCCACTTTGCAATCACTGGAGCCTTGGCAG CTTATTTATTACTTGGAAAGAGTGAACTTCACCACTCCATTTGGTGATCAAGTGTCATTTGATGAGAATGGTGATGTGGAGCCAATTTATGATGTGATGAACTGGTTGTGGCTCCCTGATGGAAGCACTAAAGTTCAAAGTGTGGGTGAAGTTAAGGGGTCAGGTGAAGGTGAAGAACTCATACTTGATGAAAACAGAATCTTCTGGAACTTTGAATCGAAAAAG CCACCTCaatcagtgtgtagtgagaacTGTCCTCCTGGTACCCACATGGTGAGAGAGAAGGGGAAACCCCAATGCTGTTTTGACTGCATCCCTTGTTCTGAAGGAAAAATCACTAATAAgagca ACTCCTTGGAGTGTACCAGTTGTCCAGAGGATTTTTGGTCAAACCCCCAGCGTGACCACTGTATTCCTAAGAAGACAGAGTTTCTATCCTATCATGACCCTTTGGGCATTTGTTTGATGGCAACCTCCTTACTGGGAACATTTATATGTGCTGTTGTTCTGGGGATCTTTATCTGCCATCGCACAACACCTATAGTTCGTGCCAACAATTCAGAACTTAGTTTCCAGCTATTAGTGTCACTTAagttatgttttctttgttcattgcTGTTTATCGGACGACCCAGGCTATGGACATGCCAACTCAGACACGCAGCATTTGGGATCAGCTTTGTGCTGTGTGTCTCATGCATCTTAGTAAAAACCATGGTTGTTCTGGCTGTGTTCAAAGCCTCCAAGCCAGGAGGGGGAACCAGTTTGAAGTGGTTTGGTGCTATGCAGCAGAGAGGAACAGTTCTGTTTCTTACATCTATTCAGGCAGCCATCTGCACTACGTGGCTTGTCTCTTCCTCTCCAACTCCACATAAAAACACCCAATACCACAATGATAAGATAGTGTATGAGTGTGCAGTTGGGTCCACTGTTGGTTTTGCAGTGTTATTGGGCTATATTGGCATGCTGGCTTTCCTCAGTTTTCTAATTGCATTCCTGGTGAGGAATCTCCCTGATAGTTTTAATGAGGCCAAGCTCATCACATTCAGCATGCTGATCTTCTGTGCTGTGTGGGTGGCCTTTGTTCCTGCTTATGTCAGCTCACCAGGAAATCTTGCAGATGCAGTGGAGGTGTTTGCCATCCTGGCTTCAGGTTTTGGACTTTTGATCACACTGTTTGGACCCAAATGTTACATAATCCTGTTGAGACCAGAGTTGAACACAAAGAAAGCTGTTATGGGTCGTGGCGTTGAGTCATAA
- the LOC113036603 gene encoding extracellular calcium-sensing receptor-like has translation MYKAGDVVLGGLFQIHFFSSVAIQSFTSKPQQPTCNGVYALGFKLAQTMAFAIDEINRNSNLLPNVTLGYTLYDSCLELGIGFRAALSLVSGQEEKIILNSTCVGNPPVIGIVGDSSSTNSIAISNVLGLYRVPMVSYFSTCSCLSNRQKYPSFFRTIPSDAFQVRAMIQILKHFSWTWVGLLVSDDDYGLHAARSFQSELSLLSESCLAYTEVLPWDKDTDELRRIVDVMKKSTARVVIVFEHYSRMINLMEEVVRQNVTGLQWMASEAWTAAVVLQTPQLMPYLRGTLGIAIRRGEIPGLREFLLQIRPDLHHNNSYGNSMVNQFWEFTFQCRFAPAPASLLEGEGAICTGQEDLENVDNEFLDVSDLRPEYNVYKAVYALAYSLDDMLRCKPGRGPFSGNSCATLQSLEPWQLVYYLERVNFTTPFGDQVSFDENGDALPIYDVMNWLWLPDGSTKVQNVGEVKRSTFKGEELILVEDKIFWNFESKKPPQSVCSENCPPGTHMVREKGKPQCCFDCIPCSEGKITNKTNSLECTSCPEDFWSNPQRDHCIPKKTEFLSYLDPLGICLTTTSLLGVFICAVVLGIFIYYRRTPIVRANNSELSFQLLVSLKLCFLCSLLFIGRPRLWTCQLRHAAFGISFVLCVSCILVKTMVVLAVFKASKPGGGTSLKWFGAMQQRGTVLFLTSIQAAICTTWLVSSSPTPHKNTQYHNDKIVYECAVGSTVGFAVLLGYIGMLAFLSFLIAFLVRNLPDSFNEAKLITFSMLIFCAVWVAFVPAYISSPGKLADAVEVFAILASSFGLLITLFGPKCYIILLRPEMNTKKAVMARGIGS, from the exons ATGTACAAGGCTGGTGATGTGGTTCTAGGAGGACTGTTTCAAATCCACTTCTTTTCAAGTGTTGCTATTCAGTCTTTTACTTCAAAACCACAACAACCTACTTGCAATGG TGTTTATGCCCTAGGATTTAAGCTCGCACAAACCATGGCCTTTGCTATTGATGAGATCAATAGAAACTCAAACCTGCTACCAAATGTGACTCTGGGGTACACTCTGTATGATAGCTGTCTTGAACTTGGAATTGGATTTCGTGCAGCATTGTCACTGGTCAGTGGTCAAGAAGAGAAAATTATATTAAATAGTACATGTGTTGGAAATCCTCCTGTCATAGGGATTGTGGGTGATTCATCTTCTACAAATTCTATCGCCATTTCCAATGTATTAGGTTTGTACAGAGTACCTATG GTGAGTTATTTTTCCACATGTTCCTGCCTGAGTAACCGTCAAAAATACCCATCATTCTTTAGGACGATCCCAAGTGATGCTTTCCAG GTACGTGCTATGATTCAGATTCTGAAGCATTTCAGTTGGACTTGGGTTGGTCTGCTTGTCAGTGACGATGATTATGGACTTCACGCAGCAAGATCATTTCAATCTGAGCTGAGTCTATTAAGTGAAAGTTGCCTGGCCTACACTGAGGTTTTGCCCTGGGACAAAGACACAGATGAACTCAGGAGGATTGTTGATGTGATGAAAAAATCCACAGCTCGAGTTGTTATTGTCTTTGAACATTACAGTCGCATGATAAACCTTATGGAAGAG GTAGTGAGGCAAAATGTAACTGGCCTACAATGGATGGCCAGTGAAGCCTGGACAGCAGCTGTTGTGCTCCAAACACCTCAGCTTATGCCATACCTGCGTGGTACACTGGGTATCGCTATTCGTCGAGGCGAGATACCAGGACTCAGGGAATTCCTGTTACAAATACGTCCTGACTTACATCACAATAACAGCTATGGAAATAGTATG gTGAACCAGTTTTGGGAATTCACATTTCAGTGTAGATTTGCACCAGCTCCAGCAAGCTTGCTGGAAGGTGAAGGTGCAATATGTACCGGACAGGAAGATCTAGAAAATGTGGACAATGAATTCTTGGACGTTTCCGACCTGCGGCCTGAGTATAATGTGTACAAAGCTGTTTATGCACTGGCATATTCCCTTGATGACATGCTGCGGTGCAAGCCAGGAAGAGGGCCTTTCAGTGGGAACAGCTGTGCCACTTTGCAGTCACTGGAGCCTTGGCAG cttgtttATTACTTGGAAAGAGTGAACTTCACCACTCCATTTGGCGATCAAGTGTCATTTGATGAGAATGGTGATGCATTGCCAATTTATGATGTGATGAACTGGTTGTGGCTCCCTGATGGAAGCACTAAAGTTCAGAATGTGGGTGAGGTTAAAAGGTCAACTTTCAAAGGTGAAGAACTCATACTTGTTGAAGACAAAATCTTCTGGAACTTTGAATCCAAAAAG CCACCTCAATCAGTATGTAGTGAGAACTGTCCTCCTGGTACCCACATGGTGAGAGAGAAGGGGAAACCCCAGTGCTGTTTTGACTGCATCCCTTGTTCTGAAGGGAAAATTACTAATAAGACCA ACTCCTTGGAGTGCACCAGTTGTCCAGAGGATTTTTGGTCAAACCCCCAGCGTGACCACTGTATTCCTAAGAAGACAGAGTTCCTCTCCTATCTTGACCCTCTGGGTATTTGTTTGACAACAACATCACTGCTGGGAGTATTTATATGTGCTGTTGTTCTGGGGATCTTCATTTATTATCGCAGAACACCTATAGTACGTGCCAACAATTCAGAACTTAGTTTCCAGCTATTAGTGTCACTTAAgttgtgtttcctgtgttcATTGCTGTTTATCGGGCGACCTAGGCTGTGGACATGCCAACTCAGACACGCAGCATTTGGGATCAGCTTTGTGCTGTGTGTCTCATGCATCTTAGTAAAAACCATGGTTGTTCTGGCTGTGTTCAAAGCCTCCAAGCCAGGAGGGGGAACCAGTTTGAAGTGGTTTGGTGCTATGCAGCAGAGAGGAACAGTTCTATTTCTGACATCTATTCAGGCAGCCATCTGCACTACCTGGCTTGTCTCTTCCTCTCCAACTCCACATAAAAACACCCAATACCACAATGATAAGATAGTGTATGAGTGTGCAGTTGGGTCCACTGTTGGTTTTGCAGTGTTATTGGGTTATATTGGCATGCTGGCTTTCCTCAGTTTTCTAATTGCATTCCTGGTGAGGAATCTCCCTGATAGTTTTAATGAGGCCAAGCTCATCACATTCAGCATGCTGATCTTCTGTGCTGTGTGGGTGGCCTTTGTTCCTGCTTATATCAGCTCACCAGGAAAACTTGCAGATGCAGTGGAGGTGTTTGCCATTCTTGCCTCAAGTTTTGGTCTTTTGATCACACTGTTTGGACCCAAATGTTACATAATCCTGTTGAGACCAGAGATGAACACAAAGAAAGCTGTTATGGCCCGTGGCATTGGATCATAA
- the LOC113036710 gene encoding extracellular calcium-sensing receptor-like: MHKTGDVILGGLFQVHFFSSIQDLSFTSQSQQSVCHGFDVLGFRQAQTMAFAIDEINRNSNLLPNVTLGYTLYDNCLELGIGFRAALSLVSGQEEKIILNNKCAGNPPVIGIVGDSSSTRSIAISTVLGLYRVPMVSYFATCSCLSDRQKYPSFFRTIPSDAFQVRAIIQILKHFGWTWAGLLISDDDYGLHAARAFQSELSLSGEGCLAYVEVLPWDKDTDEIRRIVDVIKKSTARVVIVFAHESHMINLMEEVVAHNLIGLQWIASEAWTAAAVLQIPQLMPYLGGTLGIAIRRGEIQGLREFLLQVRPNLPHSTSYGRSMFWEFTFQCRFAPPPTGWLEGGGAICTGKEDLENADTEFLEISNLRPEYNVYKAVYALAYSLDDMLQCKPGRGSFSGDSCATLQSLEPWQLVYHLERVNFTTSFGDQVSFDENGDALPIYDVMNWLWLPDGSTEVQNVGEVKRSTFKGEELILDEDKIFWNFESKKPPRSVCSENCPPGAHMVRRKGEPECCFDCIPCSEGKITNTSDSLECTSCPEDFWSNPNRDHCIPKQTEFLSYHEPLGICLMATSLLGTFVCAVVLGIFIYHRRTPIVRANNSELSFQLLLSLKMCFLCSLLFIGRPRLWTCQLRHAAFGISFVLCVSCILVKTMVVLAVFKASKPGGGTSLKWFGAMQQRGTVLFLTSIQAAICTTWLVSSSPAPHKNTQYHNDKIVYECAVGSTVGFAVLLGYIGMLAFLSFLIAFLVRNLPDSFNEAKLITFSMLIFCAVWVAFVPAYISSPGKLADAVEVFAILASSFGLLITLFGPKCYIILLRPEMNTKKAVMGRDTREYT, from the exons ATGCACAAGACTGGAGATGTGATTTTAGGAGGACTATTTCAAGTCCACTTTTTTTCAAGCATTCAGGACCTGTCTTTTACCTCACAGTCACAGCAGTCTGTTTGCCATGG TTTTGATGTCTTAGGATTTAGGCAGGCACAAACCATGGCCTTTGCTATTGATGAGATCAACAGAAACTCCAACCTGCTACCTAATGTGACTCTGGGATACACTCTTTATGACAACTGCCTTGAACTTGGAATAGGATTCCGTGCAGCACTGTCATTAGTCAGTGGTCAAGAGGAgaaaattatattaaataataaatgtgctGGAAATCCTCCAGTCATAGGGATTGTTGGTGATTCTTCCTCTACACGTTCTATTGCTATCTCCACTGTCTTAGGTTTGTACAGAGTGCCAATG GTGAGTTATTTTGCCACATGTTCCTGCCTGAGTGACCGTCAAAAGTATCCATCCTTCTTTAGGACGATCCCAAGTGATGCTTTCCAG GTACGTGCTATTATTCAGATCCTAAAACACTTTGGCTGGACTTGGGCAGGTCTGCTGATCAGTGATGATGATTATGGACTTCACGCAGCCAGAGCCTTTCAATCTGAGCTGAGTCTGTCAGGTGAAGGTTGCCTGGCCTATGTTGAAGTTTTGCCCTGGGACAAAGACACAGATGAAATAAGGAGGATAGTGGATGTGATTAAAAAATCCACAGCTCGTGTGGTCATTGTCTTTGCGCATGAGAGTCATATGATCAATCTTATGGAAGAG GTAGTGGCACACAATTTAATAGGGTTGCAGTGGATTGCCAGTGAAGCCTGGACAGCAGCTGCTGTTCTACAAATACCTCAACTTATGCCATACCTGGGTGGTACACTGGGTATTGCAATTCGTCGAGGAGAAATACAAGGGCTCAGGGAATTCCTGTTACAAGTACGTCCCAATCTACCCCACAGCACTAGCTACGGAAGAAGTATG TTTTGGGAATTTACATTTCAGTGCAGATTTGCACCACCTCCAACAGGTTGGCTGGAAGGTGGTGGAGCAATATGCACTGGAAAAGAAGATCTAGAAAATGCAGACACTGAATTCTTGGAAATTTCGAACCTCCGGCCTGAGTACAATGTGTACAAAGCTGTTTATGCTCTGGCGTATTCCCTTGATGATATGCTACAGTGCAAGCCAGGAAGAGGGTCTTTCAGTGGGGACAGCTGTGCCACTCTGCAGTCACTGGAGCCTTGGCAG CTTGTTTATCACTTGGAAAGGGTGAACTTCACCACTTCATTTGGTGATCAAGTGTCATTTGATGAGAATGGCGATGCATTACCAATTTACGATGTGATGAACTGGTTGTGGCTCCCTGATGGAAGCACTGAAGTTCAGAATGTGGGTGAGGTTAAGAGGTCAACTTTCAAAGGTGAAGAACTCATACTTGATGAAGACAAAATATTCTGGAATTTTGAATCCAAAAAG CCACCTCGATCAGTATGTAGTGAGAACTGTCCTCCTGGTGCCCACATGGTGAGAAGGAAGGGGGAACCCGAATGCTGCTTTGACTGCATCCCTTGTTCTGAGGGAAAAATCACTAACACGAGCG ACTCCTTGGAGTGTACCAGTTGTCCAGAGGATTTTTGGTCAAACCCCAACCGTGACCACTGTATTCCAAAGCAGACAGAATTTCTCTCCTACCATGAGCCTCTGGGTATTTGCTTGATGGCAACCTCATTACTGGGCACATTTGTATGTGCTGTTGTTCTAGGGATCTTCATCTACCATCGCAGAACACCCATAGTGCGTGCCAACAATTCAGAACTTAGTTTCCAGCTATTGCTGTCACTTAAAATGTGTTTCCTGTGTTCACTGCTGTTCATTGGACGACCCAGGCTTTGGACATGCCAACTTAGACATGCAGCATTTGGGATCAGCTTTGTGCTGTGTGTCTCATGCATCCTGGTGAAAACCATGGTTGTTCTGGCTGTGTTCAAAGCCTCCAAGCCAGGAGGGGGAACCAGTCTGAAGTGGTTTGGTGCTATGCAGCAGAGAGGAACAGTTCTGTTTCTTACATCTATTCAGGCAGCCATTTGCACTACCTGGCTTGTCTCTTCCTCTCCAGCTCCACATAAAAATACCCAATACCACAATGATAAGATAGTGTATGAGTGTGCAGTTGGGTCCACTGTTGGTTTTGCAGTGTTATTGGGTTATATTGGCATGCTGGCCTTCCTCAGTTTTCTAATTGCATTCCTGGTAAGGAATCTCCCCGACAGTTTTAATGAGGCCAAGCTCATCACATTCAGCATGCTGATCTTCTGTGCTGTGTGGGTGGCCTTTGTTCCTGCTTATATCAGCTCACCAGGAAAACTTGCAGATGCAGTGGAGGTATTTGCCATCTTGGCTTCAAGTTTTGGACTCTTGATCACACTGTTTGGACCCAAATGTTACATAATCCTGTTGAGACCAGAGATGAACACAAAGAAAGCTGTTATGGGTC GGGACACAAGAGAGTACACATGA